A DNA window from Niabella yanshanensis contains the following coding sequences:
- a CDS encoding universal stress protein, whose amino-acid sequence MVNILVPTDFSQASFRLAEQAVKSLKKEVNIILFHIYEMPSGINDLIRPEPPYAQMINDTFRQNCKYLKYKYPDLINKICFKYLTGNTQSVFNHFTDANDIDMIVCPEDYVFTKTNRASLDPVPFFKKSKIALLKDFAKSKVAEPLEATEGVQLETAQVALASA is encoded by the coding sequence ATGGTTAATATTTTAGTTCCAACCGATTTTTCCCAGGCATCTTTTCGCCTGGCAGAACAAGCCGTTAAGTCTTTAAAGAAAGAAGTAAATATTATTTTATTCCATATTTATGAAATGCCTTCCGGCATTAATGACCTCATACGCCCTGAGCCTCCTTATGCACAAATGATCAATGATACATTCAGGCAAAACTGCAAGTACCTGAAGTATAAATATCCTGATCTGATCAATAAAATCTGCTTTAAATATCTTACCGGAAACACACAATCTGTGTTCAATCATTTTACCGATGCCAACGATATAGATATGATCGTTTGTCCTGAAGATTATGTATTTACAAAGACAAACAGAGCCAGCCTGGACCCTGTCCCGTTTTTCAAAAAGAGCAAAATAGCATTACTGAAAGACTTTGCTAAAAGTAAAGTGGCAGAACCCCTGGAAGCAACAGAAGGTGTACAACTGGAAACGGCACAAGTAGCCTTGGCAAGTGCCTGA
- a CDS encoding HAMP domain-containing sensor histidine kinase, with amino-acid sequence MTIQSKTTILFTLLTATVFTILSIVVYYFSNKFAYADFYKRLELRVHIASKFRFEQDHNTTESFKVIQRQFLERLPEEKSYIVPLSAAGVPQPPFPPNVPESYLSNIKKAKGETIFYQHRLDHYAGIFYKDETGDFLVIESAENIYGGEIIRQLGYILLITLIASVIIIYSVGLYFSKRAFRPFRYITERVKSISEGNLHLRLKQQPGNDEIAALVDTFNNMLDRLSTAFEAQNNFVSHASHEFRTPLTTIIAEADYALSRERNPEDYQQSLSNIVQQSEKLQRLTKGLLALAQSGFDGKTQRWEKIRLDELIFRIKENVTDVEPENKVRIKLPDLPEHEDDISVYGNEELLKVALDNIVLNGCKYSGNAPVTVELQLDKTQAIIIVTDKGIGIPTNEVKYIYDPFFRASNTSRFEGYGIGMPLTRNIMRMHRGSIEVISAENQGTTIKVFLPLASRRGLSLKQD; translated from the coding sequence ATGACGATACAGTCAAAAACTACCATATTATTTACTTTATTAACGGCAACGGTTTTTACCATCCTGTCAATCGTTGTTTATTATTTCTCGAACAAATTTGCCTATGCCGATTTTTATAAAAGGCTGGAGCTAAGGGTACATATTGCCTCCAAATTCAGGTTCGAGCAAGACCATAACACCACCGAATCTTTTAAAGTAATACAGCGGCAGTTTTTAGAGCGGTTACCGGAAGAAAAGTCGTATATCGTTCCGTTATCCGCTGCAGGTGTTCCCCAACCTCCTTTCCCTCCTAATGTCCCGGAGTCGTATTTGTCTAATATTAAAAAAGCCAAAGGCGAAACGATATTCTATCAGCACCGTCTGGACCACTATGCCGGGATTTTTTACAAGGACGAAACCGGCGATTTCCTGGTCATTGAATCGGCAGAAAATATTTATGGTGGAGAGATCATCAGGCAGCTCGGCTATATTTTATTAATTACCCTGATTGCTTCTGTTATTATCATATACAGCGTAGGTCTTTATTTCTCCAAAAGAGCATTCCGACCTTTTCGTTATATAACAGAAAGGGTTAAATCCATTAGTGAGGGCAACCTTCATTTGCGGTTAAAGCAGCAACCAGGCAATGACGAAATTGCGGCCCTGGTAGACACTTTTAACAACATGCTGGATAGACTGTCTACGGCTTTCGAGGCCCAAAACAATTTTGTAAGCCATGCATCGCACGAGTTTCGTACGCCGCTCACTACCATTATAGCTGAAGCTGATTATGCGCTGTCGCGCGAGCGCAATCCGGAAGACTATCAGCAAAGCCTTTCGAACATTGTACAGCAATCGGAGAAGCTGCAACGACTGACCAAAGGGTTGCTGGCGCTTGCGCAATCGGGCTTTGACGGCAAAACGCAGCGATGGGAAAAGATAAGGCTGGACGAGCTTATCTTCCGCATTAAAGAAAACGTAACAGATGTAGAACCTGAAAACAAAGTGCGGATCAAGCTGCCAGACCTCCCCGAACACGAAGACGATATTAGTGTTTATGGCAACGAAGAGCTGCTCAAAGTAGCGCTGGATAATATTGTGTTGAATGGTTGCAAATACTCGGGTAATGCGCCTGTAACGGTTGAGCTACAGCTGGATAAAACGCAAGCCATCATTATTGTAACGGATAAGGGAATCGGTATCCCCACCAACGAGGTTAAATATATCTATGACCCGTTTTTTAGGGCTTCCAATACTTCCCGATTTGAAGGATATGGAATCGGCATGCCTTTAACGCGTAATATTATGCGCATGCACAGGGGTAGCATAGAAGTAATATCAGCTGAAAACCAGGGCACTACAATAAAGGTTTTTTTACCATTGGCTTCACGCAGGGGGCTTTCATTAAAACAGGATTAG
- a CDS encoding DUF47 domain-containing protein, which produces MGLNSILKIFTPASTVFFELFEKISENVAKSGALLKQVVTEPDYDKRNTLVKALEDVEHDSDELTHNVFTELSRNFITPFDREDIHALAAALDDIVDFTYSAAKKINFYRVNPNDTGIQKMAELIEQGSQHVKTTVGELRDMKKIRLITEALVKINSIENQADDVFDMSIEKLFDSDIDAKELIKRRDIYQVMELVTDKCEDAGNVIESIIIKYA; this is translated from the coding sequence ATGGGTCTTAACTCAATACTTAAAATTTTCACACCTGCCAGCACTGTATTTTTTGAACTTTTTGAAAAGATTTCTGAAAATGTTGCCAAATCAGGCGCTTTATTAAAACAGGTGGTTACTGAACCAGATTATGATAAACGTAATACCCTGGTTAAAGCACTGGAAGATGTGGAGCATGACAGCGATGAACTGACTCATAATGTATTTACCGAACTCAGCCGCAACTTTATCACTCCCTTCGACCGGGAGGATATTCACGCGCTGGCTGCAGCCCTTGACGATATTGTTGACTTTACTTACTCTGCCGCTAAAAAGATCAACTTTTACCGTGTTAATCCCAATGATACGGGTATACAAAAAATGGCAGAGCTGATCGAACAAGGCTCCCAACACGTTAAAACAACCGTGGGTGAGCTGAGGGATATGAAAAAGATCAGGCTGATTACAGAAGCCCTTGTAAAAATAAACAGTATCGAAAACCAGGCTGACGATGTTTTTGATATGAGCATTGAAAAACTGTTTGACAGCGATATTGACGCTAAAGAGCTGATTAAAAGAAGAGACATTTACCAGGTAATGGAATTGGTTACAGATAAATGCGAAGACGCAGGCAATGTAATTGAGTCTATTATTATTAAATACGCTTAG
- a CDS encoding inorganic phosphate transporter — translation MFTYLVVIIGLALVFDYINGFHDAANSIATVVSTKVLTPLQAVVWAAFFNFLAYFIFDHGVAETVSQIVYPEFVTLNVLFAGILAAILWNLLTWWLGIPSSSSHTLIGGFSGAAIAHAYLSHTGDGLGIWEIVNKSKILPTVAFIILAPLLGMIVAFFISIFFLHSFKKSIPIKVLSVAIIIGSIYLFTAVTHSPSHEIPKLQTEALKAATKYEETALVISPSETDILKKRELDASKGKMMKSKKTLENAEKLINSKKPYFLKYILFGHNMKWFLLTFILVSIATFSLFLSSLNFSKAERWFKRMQLLSSAAFSIGHGGNDSQKVMGIIMAAFVAYDSSTYSLDIMVYWVPLACYTMIALGTLSGGWKIIKTMGTRITKVTPFEGVAAETAGAITLFATEMLKIPVSTTHTITGSIIGVGATKRLSAVRWGVTVNLIWAWVLTIPISAILAGLVYFIVRMF, via the coding sequence ATGTTTACTTATCTCGTTGTCATCATAGGCCTGGCGCTTGTTTTTGATTATATTAACGGATTTCATGATGCAGCCAACTCTATCGCTACGGTTGTATCTACCAAAGTACTAACCCCGCTGCAGGCGGTTGTCTGGGCGGCGTTTTTTAATTTCCTGGCTTATTTCATTTTCGATCATGGGGTGGCCGAAACGGTGAGCCAGATTGTTTATCCCGAATTTGTTACTCTAAATGTATTATTTGCGGGTATTTTAGCAGCCATTCTCTGGAACCTGCTCACCTGGTGGCTCGGCATTCCTTCTTCTTCTTCGCATACCCTTATCGGGGGCTTCAGTGGCGCAGCCATCGCACATGCCTATCTGTCGCATACCGGCGATGGACTGGGTATCTGGGAAATAGTTAACAAAAGCAAGATTCTGCCTACCGTGGCTTTTATTATACTGGCTCCGTTACTGGGTATGATCGTTGCCTTTTTTATCTCGATTTTCTTTCTTCATTCTTTTAAAAAGAGCATTCCCATAAAGGTATTATCGGTGGCTATTATTATAGGATCTATTTACCTGTTTACAGCAGTAACGCATAGTCCTTCACACGAAATACCCAAACTGCAGACCGAAGCACTAAAGGCGGCTACCAAATATGAAGAAACAGCCTTGGTAATCAGCCCTTCCGAAACTGATATTCTAAAGAAAAGAGAGCTGGACGCTTCGAAGGGAAAGATGATGAAGAGCAAAAAAACACTGGAAAATGCGGAGAAGCTGATCAACAGTAAAAAGCCTTATTTCCTGAAATATATTTTATTCGGCCACAATATGAAATGGTTCCTGCTTACATTTATCCTGGTAAGCATCGCCACCTTCTCATTATTCCTGAGCTCGCTGAACTTTTCGAAGGCAGAGCGTTGGTTTAAAAGAATGCAGCTGTTATCATCGGCCGCATTCAGTATCGGGCACGGTGGTAACGATAGCCAAAAGGTAATGGGTATTATTATGGCGGCTTTTGTTGCCTACGACTCTTCTACCTACAGCCTTGATATAATGGTGTACTGGGTTCCTTTGGCCTGTTACACGATGATCGCTTTGGGTACCTTAAGCGGGGGCTGGAAGATCATTAAAACCATGGGCACCCGTATCACTAAAGTAACGCCTTTTGAAGGAGTTGCAGCCGAAACGGCCGGGGCCATTACCCTGTTTGCTACAGAAATGCTTAAAATCCCCGTTAGTACCACCCATACTATTACCGGTTCTATTATTGGAGTGGGCGCTACCAAGCGTTTATCTGCTGTAAGATGGGGCGTAACGGTAAACCTGATCTGGGCGTGGGTGTTAACCATTCCTATCAGCGCTATACTGGCCGGGCTGGTTTATTTTATTGTACGGATGTTTTAG
- a CDS encoding response regulator transcription factor, translating to MKVLLIEDEPSVASVINKSLSESGYSLSIAPDGNTGLDFALTNDFDVIVLDIMLPGINGMQLCKTIRDHKIDTPILFLTALGTTENIVAGLNAGADDYLVKPFKFVELEARIRTLARRRGAPIDQEETFRAGDLYVNRSSKIVKLKDEPVSLTATEFRLLEFLVRNTNKVVSRIEILEHVWGINFNMGTNVVDVYINYLRKKIDTDPANKLIQTVIGMGYMFKV from the coding sequence ATGAAAGTATTATTGATAGAAGATGAGCCAAGCGTAGCCAGTGTCATTAACAAAAGCCTTAGTGAAAGTGGGTACAGCCTTTCAATTGCGCCAGACGGAAATACAGGGCTCGACTTTGCGCTAACGAACGATTTTGATGTAATTGTCCTGGATATAATGCTACCGGGGATTAACGGAATGCAGCTTTGCAAAACAATCAGAGACCATAAAATTGACACCCCTATTCTCTTTCTGACGGCATTAGGCACTACTGAAAATATTGTAGCGGGTCTTAATGCCGGCGCTGACGATTACCTGGTAAAGCCATTTAAGTTTGTGGAACTGGAAGCGCGTATAAGAACCCTGGCCAGGAGAAGAGGCGCCCCTATTGATCAGGAGGAAACCTTCAGAGCCGGTGATCTTTATGTAAACCGCTCTTCTAAAATTGTTAAGTTGAAAGATGAACCGGTTAGCCTTACGGCTACCGAGTTCAGGCTACTGGAGTTTTTGGTAAGAAACACCAATAAAGTGGTATCGCGTATTGAGATACTGGAGCACGTATGGGGTATCAACTTTAATATGGGCACTAATGTGGTTGATGTTTATATTAACTACCTGCGCAAGAAAATAGATACAGATCCGGCCAATAAACTCATTCAAACCGTAATTGGTATGGGTTATATGTTTAAAGTGTAG
- the galE gene encoding UDP-glucose 4-epimerase GalE, whose translation MAKILVTGGCGYIGSHTVVDLIQNGYEVITIDNNSRSNPEVLKGVETITGKAVKNYKVDLCSYDDTYAVFQENTDIAGIIHFAAYKAVGESVEQPLMYYENNLNSLLNILKCVREFKVPHLVFSSSCTVYGNPDTIPVTEQTPGKPAESPYGATKQMGEQILVDFAKVVANTTIISLRYFNPVGAHPSNEIGELPIGRPQNLFPAITQTAIGKLPKMTVHGADYDTRDGSCLRDFIHVSDIAHAHTLAIQFAEHKKNASNYEIFNLGTGNGVTVLEAINAFERVSGEKLNYEIGPRRAGDVIAIYANNDHAVKSLGWDIQYGLNDMMSTAWAWEKKLHARDSVSQN comes from the coding sequence ATGGCAAAAATTTTAGTGACCGGAGGTTGCGGTTACATTGGCTCCCACACCGTAGTAGATCTTATTCAAAATGGCTACGAGGTTATTACAATCGACAATAACAGCCGCTCGAACCCCGAGGTCTTAAAAGGAGTGGAAACCATCACGGGTAAGGCGGTAAAAAATTACAAGGTAGATCTGTGCAGCTATGATGATACCTATGCCGTTTTCCAGGAAAACACCGATATCGCAGGCATTATACATTTTGCAGCTTACAAGGCGGTAGGTGAATCTGTAGAGCAGCCATTGATGTATTATGAAAACAATCTCAATTCCCTTCTGAATATTTTGAAATGTGTGCGGGAATTTAAAGTTCCTCACCTGGTTTTTTCTTCTTCCTGTACGGTTTATGGCAACCCGGACACGATACCCGTTACGGAGCAAACTCCCGGTAAACCGGCAGAGAGCCCTTACGGCGCCACCAAGCAAATGGGTGAGCAAATACTGGTGGATTTTGCCAAAGTGGTGGCCAATACCACCATTATCTCACTAAGATATTTCAACCCGGTAGGCGCTCATCCGTCTAATGAAATCGGCGAGCTGCCTATTGGCCGTCCGCAGAATTTATTCCCGGCCATTACGCAAACTGCCATTGGTAAATTGCCTAAAATGACGGTTCACGGGGCTGATTATGATACCCGCGATGGCAGCTGCCTGCGCGATTTTATACATGTAAGCGATATTGCTCATGCCCACACGCTGGCCATTCAGTTTGCAGAACATAAGAAGAATGCGTCTAACTACGAAATATTCAACCTGGGTACCGGAAACGGTGTAACTGTATTAGAGGCTATTAATGCTTTTGAAAGGGTGAGTGGGGAAAAGCTGAATTACGAGATAGGCCCGCGTCGTGCAGGCGATGTTATTGCGATTTACGCTAATAACGACCATGCGGTGAAAAGCCTTGGCTGGGATATACAATACGGACTGAATGATATGATGTCTACTGCATGGGCCTGGGAGAAAAAGCTCCATGCCCGGGACAGTGTTTCTCAGAATTAG
- a CDS encoding bestrophin family protein, which yields MLLKKNIPFKYVFGKIKYEIIAIAVYATIIAILYNYSHITRITIPLAIPAILGTVISLLLGFRSNQAYDRWWEARHIWGAIVNDSRSLSRQVMSFTYNNYHSEDVETFRQRVIRRQIGWCYALGRHLRKQDALKGLDKYISPDELDALQDIENIPSALLDNMGSDLHLALDKGWINSYQQVELDRTLSKLTDSMGKCERIKNTVFPHTYSLYIHIALMLFIALLPFGVIEYFGYVEVPLVVAISASFLLIEKMAIHLQDPFENKPTDTPMTTIAGSIEKNLMQLYAKSTADKKYKKKLPVADAVVSPLINPKPAEEPEYAEVASANKAYFIL from the coding sequence ATGTTATTGAAGAAAAATATACCGTTTAAATACGTGTTCGGGAAGATCAAGTATGAAATTATTGCGATAGCTGTTTATGCTACTATCATCGCAATACTTTACAATTACTCCCATATAACAAGAATCACTATCCCTTTAGCCATACCGGCAATACTGGGAACTGTAATTTCTTTATTACTGGGTTTCAGAAGCAACCAGGCTTATGACCGCTGGTGGGAAGCCCGCCATATATGGGGGGCTATTGTGAACGACTCCCGTAGCCTCTCGCGCCAGGTGATGAGTTTTACTTATAATAATTACCACAGTGAAGACGTAGAAACTTTCAGGCAGCGTGTAATTCGTCGCCAGATTGGATGGTGTTATGCTTTGGGACGTCATTTAAGAAAACAGGATGCGCTCAAAGGGCTCGATAAGTATATCAGCCCTGATGAATTGGACGCTCTTCAAGATATCGAAAATATACCCAGCGCTTTGCTCGATAATATGGGATCAGATCTTCACCTGGCATTGGACAAGGGTTGGATCAACAGCTACCAGCAGGTAGAGCTGGACCGTACTTTATCAAAACTCACCGATTCGATGGGAAAATGTGAGCGTATTAAAAATACCGTATTCCCACACACCTACAGCCTTTACATACATATTGCCCTGATGCTTTTTATAGCATTGCTGCCCTTTGGAGTGATAGAATATTTTGGTTATGTAGAAGTGCCATTGGTGGTAGCTATTTCAGCCAGCTTTCTGCTGATTGAAAAAATGGCGATACACCTGCAGGATCCGTTTGAGAATAAACCTACTGATACGCCGATGACCACTATTGCCGGGAGTATTGAAAAGAACCTGATGCAGCTATATGCTAAAAGTACAGCTGATAAAAAATATAAAAAGAAATTGCCTGTTGCAGATGCCGTTGTTAGCCCTCTGATTAACCCTAAACCCGCGGAAGAGCCTGAGTATGCTGAAGTAGCTTCTGCGAACAAAGCCTATTTTATATTGTAG